From the genome of Streptococcus lutetiensis, one region includes:
- a CDS encoding methionine--tRNA ligase subunit beta: protein MKTESEKIDFSKVKIEPLFEESVDFDTFSKLDFRAVKVKECVAVPKSKKLLQFTLDDGTGTDRTIISGIHAYYEPEKLVGKTLIAITTLPPRAMMGIDSCGMLLSTIHEEEGEEKLHILMVDDHIPAGAKLY from the coding sequence GTGAAAACCGAGTCTGAAAAGATTGATTTTTCTAAGGTCAAGATTGAGCCTTTGTTTGAGGAATCGGTAGACTTTGATACATTCAGCAAGTTAGATTTCCGTGCAGTAAAAGTTAAAGAGTGTGTTGCAGTACCGAAGTCAAAGAAACTGTTACAGTTCACTCTTGATGATGGAACAGGCACAGACAGAACCATAATAAGCGGTATTCACGCTTATTATGAACCGGAAAAACTGGTTGGAAAGACTCTTATCGCTATCACAACTCTTCCACCGAGAGCGATGATGGGCATTGACTCTTGCGGTATGCTCCTCAGTACTATTCACGAAGAAGAAGGCGAAGAAAAGCTCCATATTCTGATGGTTGATGATCACATTCCAGCAGGTGCAAAGCTCTATTAA
- a CDS encoding peptidoglycan recognition protein family protein, translating into MNGETYYIDTKDISLQQTNAINQYIAETLAYSHSEITDSIEKSFEQSAYKTSDSKPRGIIIHDTGVDDSTIQSEVNYMVQNYDEKGIFVHSFIDDATILRIADENYEAQGAGAKANPYYIQFELTHGTSQDSFAKQLANAAYYTAYMLKKYDLPVTLGQENSDGTIWIHEMVSNYLGGTDHVDPTDYWSESANDYFGSDYDVEDFVELVQAYYNTL; encoded by the coding sequence AACTTACTATATCGACACCAAAGATATTTCACTACAACAAACAAACGCCATCAACCAATACATCGCTGAAACTCTAGCTTATTCACACAGCGAGATTACAGATAGTATTGAAAAGAGCTTTGAACAAAGCGCTTATAAAACCTCTGATAGTAAACCTCGTGGAATCATTATTCACGATACTGGCGTTGATGATTCAACTATCCAAAGTGAAGTGAACTATATGGTTCAAAATTATGATGAAAAAGGTATTTTTGTCCATTCTTTCATCGACGACGCTACCATTCTTCGTATTGCTGATGAAAATTACGAAGCTCAAGGCGCTGGTGCCAAAGCCAATCCTTACTACATTCAATTTGAATTAACACATGGAACCTCACAAGACAGCTTTGCAAAACAATTAGCCAATGCTGCTTATTACACAGCGTACATGCTAAAAAAATATGACCTTCCCGTAACACTTGGTCAAGAAAATAGCGACGGTACTATTTGGATACACGAAATGGTTAGCAACTACCTTGGTGGAACTGACCACGTTGACCCAACTGATTATTGGTCAGAAAGTGCTAATGATTATTTTGGTAGTGATTATGACGTTGAAGATTTTGTCGAACTAGTCCAAGCATATTACAACACACTATAA
- a CDS encoding ABC transporter ATP-binding protein: protein MSVILETKQLCKFYGADENQVKAVNQVDIQIEQGEFVAIVGKSGSGKSTLLHMLGGLDTPTKGSVTLAGKDLYRMKEDALAVFRRRKIGFVFQAFNLVSSVNVWENIVLPLGLDGRKVDEAYVNDIIATLGIENRIYNLPNQLSGGQQQRVAIARALVNRPEIIFADEPTGNLDSKTSDEVIALLKMTAKKYGQTIVMITHDDEIAQVADRILVIEDGQVVDFR from the coding sequence ATGAGTGTGATATTAGAAACCAAGCAGCTTTGTAAGTTTTATGGCGCAGATGAGAATCAGGTCAAAGCGGTCAATCAGGTGGACATTCAGATTGAGCAGGGAGAATTTGTCGCAATTGTTGGAAAGTCAGGTTCCGGTAAAAGTACATTACTTCATATGCTTGGAGGGCTAGACACTCCGACAAAAGGCAGTGTTACTTTAGCAGGGAAAGATTTATACAGGATGAAGGAAGATGCCCTTGCTGTTTTCCGCAGAAGAAAAATCGGATTTGTTTTTCAGGCATTTAATCTGGTTTCATCTGTTAATGTCTGGGAAAATATTGTACTGCCACTGGGGCTGGATGGAAGAAAAGTGGATGAAGCGTATGTAAATGATATTATTGCAACTCTGGGGATTGAAAACCGGATTTATAATCTGCCAAATCAGTTATCCGGAGGACAGCAGCAGAGAGTAGCAATTGCAAGAGCACTAGTGAATCGTCCGGAAATTATATTTGCAGATGAGCCGACAGGAAATCTTGATTCTAAGACCAGTGATGAGGTAATCGCCCTGCTTAAAATGACAGCAAAAAAATATGGACAGACAATTGTAATGATTACCCATGATGACGAAATTGCACAGGTCGCTGACCGTATTCTGGTGATTGAGGACGGACAGGTGGTGGATTTCAGATGA
- a CDS encoding HAD family hydrolase — protein MITSIVFDVDDTIYDQQAPYRIAVEKCFPDFDMSKINQAYIRFRRYSDVGFPRVMAGEWTTEYFRFWRCKETLLEFGYREIDEATGVHFQEIYEEELENITMLDEMRMTLDFLKEKGVPMGIITNGPTEHQLKKVKKLGLYDYVDPKRVLVSQATGFQKPEKEIFNLAAEQFDMNPATTLYVGDSYDNDVVGAFNGGWHSMWFNHRGRSLKPGIKPVYDVAIDNFEQLFGAVKVLFDLPDNKFIFDVNDKKNPILEVGINNGLMMAAERLLESNMSIDRVVILLRLDKQQEKILRMKYVRHSK, from the coding sequence ATGATTACTTCAATTGTTTTTGATGTTGACGATACGATTTATGACCAACAAGCGCCTTATCGCATTGCCGTTGAGAAATGTTTCCCTGATTTTGATATGAGTAAAATCAATCAAGCTTACATTCGTTTCCGTCGTTATTCAGATGTTGGCTTCCCACGTGTTATGGCTGGTGAATGGACAACTGAATATTTCCGCTTCTGGCGTTGTAAAGAAACTTTGCTTGAATTTGGTTACCGCGAAATTGATGAAGCGACTGGTGTGCACTTCCAAGAAATCTACGAAGAAGAATTGGAAAACATCACAATGCTTGATGAAATGCGCATGACGCTTGATTTTCTTAAAGAAAAAGGTGTTCCAATGGGAATCATCACCAATGGTCCAACTGAACACCAATTGAAAAAAGTTAAAAAACTTGGTCTTTACGACTACGTTGACCCTAAACGTGTCCTTGTCAGCCAAGCAACTGGTTTTCAAAAACCTGAAAAAGAAATCTTCAATCTTGCTGCAGAGCAATTTGACATGAACCCTGCAACAACACTTTACGTCGGTGATTCTTACGATAACGACGTTGTCGGTGCCTTCAATGGTGGCTGGCACTCAATGTGGTTTAACCACCGCGGTCGTAGCTTAAAACCAGGTATCAAACCAGTTTATGATGTGGCTATCGATAACTTTGAACAATTATTTGGAGCTGTAAAAGTCCTCTTTGACCTTCCAGATAACAAGTTCATCTTTGACGTCAATGACAAGAAAAACCCAATCCTTGAAGTAGGAATTAACAATGGATTGATGATGGCAGCAGAACGTTTGCTTGAAAGTAACATGAGTATTGATAGAGTTGTTATCCTACTTCGTTTGGATAAACAACAAGAAAAAATTCTTCGTATGAAATACGTAAGACACAGTAAATAA
- a CDS encoding DUF6019 family protein, whose translation MFEELGISFGTALIVLLALYFIIKWAVKNGIKEAYRDITGKVTTEDIEVEQIWNEEEK comes from the coding sequence ATGTTTGAAGAATTAGGAATTAGTTTTGGCACAGCACTAATCGTCTTACTTGCATTATATTTTATAATTAAGTGGGCGGTTAAAAACGGAATAAAAGAAGCCTATAGGGATATTACAGGGAAAGTCACTACCGAGGATATTGAGGTAGAACAAATCTGGAACGAAGAGGAAAAATAG
- a CDS encoding sensor histidine kinase, whose product MTKRYRKKITVVLSLVLPVILLFAILNCFTTYVFYEDYKYKMNLMTEITAKEEFSGLDAVSELLKDKDIETNEQGRRVLEQYGYWGNKGNAFYSQFRHQVMVTGAVTTVICVLLLTFLLYWKENEDACHQKILDQLEEILIRFRENKFDDLLKTENHAELEKLNDQLEAIGHHIQLIKEEARAEKENTKEMVSDISHQLKTPVAALDTCFSVLMQNDLSATEQEEFRTRCRSALDGLETLLQSLLEISKMETGLIQTNKKKLPLMDTVISAVNRTYPKADEKEIEFVFDYEKELETCTIMQDKRWLGEAVINVLDNAVKYSPCASKIFIRLQKRNYLVRMEIEDQGIGIPQNEYHKIFQRFYRGSSKEVMEKSGTGIGLFLSREIIEKHAGTITVTSGKKKKGSTFVIQLPYVG is encoded by the coding sequence GTGACAAAGAGATATCGTAAGAAGATTACAGTAGTGCTCTCCTTGGTATTACCTGTCATATTATTGTTTGCAATATTAAATTGCTTTACCACGTATGTGTTTTATGAAGATTATAAATATAAAATGAATCTTATGACAGAGATTACTGCAAAGGAAGAATTTTCCGGGCTGGATGCTGTTTCGGAATTGCTTAAAGATAAGGATATTGAAACTAACGAACAGGGAAGGCGAGTATTGGAGCAATATGGATACTGGGGAAATAAAGGGAATGCATTTTATTCGCAATTCCGGCATCAAGTTATGGTGACCGGTGCTGTAACCACTGTGATATGCGTGCTTCTTTTGACTTTTTTACTTTATTGGAAGGAAAATGAAGATGCGTGTCATCAGAAAATTTTAGACCAGTTGGAAGAAATTCTGATCAGATTCCGTGAAAATAAATTTGATGATTTACTGAAAACGGAAAATCATGCAGAACTGGAAAAATTGAATGACCAGCTTGAAGCAATCGGACATCATATTCAGTTGATAAAGGAAGAAGCAAGGGCAGAAAAGGAGAACACGAAAGAAATGGTTTCTGATATTTCTCACCAGTTAAAGACACCGGTTGCAGCTTTGGATACATGTTTTAGTGTGCTGATGCAGAATGACTTAAGTGCCACAGAACAGGAGGAGTTTCGTACCCGTTGTCGGAGTGCTCTTGATGGACTGGAGACATTATTGCAGTCGCTTCTTGAAATATCCAAGATGGAAACTGGACTGATTCAGACTAATAAGAAAAAACTTCCGCTTATGGATACTGTCATATCTGCTGTGAACCGCACTTATCCTAAAGCGGATGAGAAAGAAATTGAATTCGTTTTTGACTATGAAAAAGAACTGGAAACATGCACGATTATGCAGGATAAAAGGTGGCTTGGTGAAGCTGTGATCAACGTTCTGGATAATGCGGTCAAGTACAGTCCGTGTGCTTCAAAAATATTTATCCGATTACAAAAAAGAAACTATCTTGTAAGAATGGAAATTGAGGATCAGGGAATTGGTATTCCGCAGAATGAGTATCACAAAATTTTTCAACGATTTTACAGAGGAAGTTCCAAGGAGGTCATGGAAAAGAGTGGTACAGGAATCGGACTTTTTCTATCGAGAGAAATTATCGAAAAACACGCAGGTACGATTACGGTAACCTCCGGCAAAAAGAAAAAAGGAAGCACGTTTGTGATTCAATTACCATATGTTGGTTAA
- a CDS encoding aminoacyl-tRNA deacylase yields MAKKVKLKKTLVDQILDKAKIEHDSLAINALKDELPEGIEKSDIFKTLALTGDKTGTLIGIIQITEHLSEKKLAKVSGNKKVSMIPQKNLQKTTGYIHGANNPVGIRQKHNFPIFIDNRALEMGTMIVSAGEVGRSIRINSQTLADFVGASFADLRDDSHQ; encoded by the coding sequence ATGGCAAAAAAAGTAAAACTTAAAAAGACCTTGGTCGACCAAATTTTAGATAAAGCCAAAATTGAACACGATAGCTTAGCCATCAACGCATTGAAAGACGAGCTACCTGAAGGCATTGAAAAATCAGATATTTTCAAAACCCTAGCCTTGACTGGTGACAAAACTGGAACACTTATCGGAATTATTCAAATTACTGAGCACCTTTCTGAGAAAAAACTAGCTAAAGTTTCTGGCAATAAAAAAGTCAGTATGATTCCACAAAAGAATCTTCAAAAAACAACAGGTTACATTCACGGGGCAAATAATCCTGTCGGCATTCGTCAAAAACACAATTTCCCAATTTTTATTGATAACCGTGCTCTAGAAATGGGAACAATGATTGTCTCTGCCGGTGAAGTTGGGCGCTCAATCCGCATCAATAGCCAAACCTTGGCAGATTTTGTCGGTGCAAGCTTTGCTGACTTACGCGACGACTCACACCAATAA
- a CDS encoding response regulator transcription factor produces MPSILVVEDDENLNRGITFSLKKSGYEVFSAESVKKAKRIASDNNVDVTICDVNLPDGNGLEFVRWMRCTYNTYIICLTALDQEMDQVMGYEAGADDYITKPFSLSVLLLKIEAHFRRRQEKTEAGKMISGDIVFIAGEMKVLIKSHEISLTKTELKMLTFFLQNPKQILSKTQILKNVFDLEGDFVDENTIAVNVKRLREKIEDNPAAPVYIKNIRGLGYIWNQEVRQ; encoded by the coding sequence ATGCCAAGTATACTCGTGGTTGAAGATGATGAAAATTTAAATCGTGGAATTACATTTTCACTGAAAAAATCCGGATATGAGGTTTTTTCAGCAGAATCAGTGAAAAAAGCGAAAAGAATTGCAAGTGATAATAATGTGGATGTTACCATTTGTGATGTGAATCTTCCGGATGGGAATGGACTGGAATTTGTAAGGTGGATGAGATGCACTTATAATACATACATTATTTGTCTTACAGCACTAGATCAGGAGATGGATCAGGTTATGGGATATGAAGCAGGGGCAGATGATTATATTACAAAGCCGTTTAGTCTTTCGGTACTTCTTTTGAAAATAGAAGCACATTTCCGCCGCAGACAGGAGAAAACGGAAGCCGGAAAGATGATTTCGGGAGATATCGTATTTATCGCAGGAGAAATGAAAGTCCTGATAAAGAGTCATGAAATCAGTCTGACAAAAACGGAGTTGAAAATGCTGACTTTTTTTCTTCAGAATCCGAAACAGATTCTTTCAAAAACACAAATATTGAAAAATGTGTTTGATCTGGAAGGGGATTTTGTGGATGAAAATACAATCGCTGTCAATGTCAAAAGACTCCGTGAGAAAATCGAAGACAATCCGGCTGCACCGGTCTATATAAAGAATATCAGAGGTCTTGGGTATATATGGAATCAGGAGGTAAGGCAGTGA
- a CDS encoding histidine phosphatase family protein, translating into MKFYFVRHGKTQWNLEGRFQGANGDSPLLEESIRDLEKLGDYLKDIKFDAVFSSDLKRASDTCKIIMSRNNYPKAISFQPALREWHLGRLEGSKISTMTDIYPTQMDAFRHNLAKFDNDIFNAESLYQTIKRVEGFIRSMKDQPYQHVLLVGHGANFTASIRSLLGYEPAVLRSNGGLDNGSVTIIETFDFDQYTCIKWNDTYYKEK; encoded by the coding sequence ATGAAATTTTATTTTGTACGCCATGGTAAAACACAATGGAATCTCGAAGGGCGTTTTCAAGGAGCAAATGGCGACTCCCCACTATTAGAAGAATCTATTCGAGATCTTGAAAAATTAGGAGACTACCTAAAAGATATCAAATTCGATGCTGTCTTTTCCAGCGATTTAAAACGTGCCAGTGATACTTGTAAAATCATCATGTCACGCAACAATTATCCAAAGGCTATCAGTTTTCAACCAGCGCTGCGCGAATGGCATCTTGGAAGACTTGAAGGTAGTAAAATCTCAACAATGACTGATATCTATCCGACACAAATGGATGCCTTCCGTCACAATTTGGCGAAATTTGATAACGATATTTTTAATGCTGAATCACTTTATCAAACTATAAAACGTGTCGAAGGCTTTATCCGTTCAATGAAAGACCAACCTTACCAGCATGTTCTTCTGGTTGGACACGGCGCAAATTTCACAGCGTCAATCAGAAGTTTGCTCGGTTATGAGCCTGCGGTTCTACGCTCTAATGGTGGCTTGGACAACGGTAGTGTTACCATCATTGAAACCTTTGACTTCGACCAATACACTTGTATCAAATGGAATGATACTTACTACAAAGAAAAATAA